A region from the Acipenser ruthenus chromosome 56, fAciRut3.2 maternal haplotype, whole genome shotgun sequence genome encodes:
- the LOC117404247 gene encoding coiled-coil domain-containing protein 120-like gives MATSPNHPPAHDLHCKVKVQLAGEVEGRTSQESQDMEVKGHLITSTGLGSTDSQSSDLDSKLRSDRVAELLDRKRALQSALSSRLVDLKKLCLQEAEFTGELPNEYPLESGERPPHVRRRVGGSYRVPSTSNAKGEESWLEDMERQFSLQQQIVEAARRLAGGVEPGAEQRRRRQVLSSATRRLQELEELINEQRAKLGWKPTQRAARLLEDDSFHSENSSVSDSTSHENDDPPSGLKSPASALPDRPSPPKSRLGRGSPDCRANRQLSPMELYHEMKNQRSSVASTASPSRILPRSISNVEGRSVLATPLLPRTTHSGGHLRHDIASGLCLRQRSDTPEGPLPLPLQEEMAAAPAGSFERGGCPNAARTRRSSSTEALLDRSACHEPGGRGGGGGGELAVRGPFKSSETLSDGKQLCRSPERYESRPQGCVGGRGGTSYNDILLDYMWEKQQKQLEAGRTCMEGRSPATPQPTNGCPSLLWHRDLAPSPTRPGAGNSSPLLRGRGEVRQVKVTRTKSCGPFIPLNKQLRHLPHRCQHQEGMALPDFAEAPNDRRGELPGSRGRGEESSHVLHKALALEGLRDWYIRNALAHRGAGQPPQGRGQDFGRQRLYQQPPRQLSQSDQCCRGPLQQLSQSISFHGSPLHGRHLELSLYQDNFQSQLQDLSLADPAVDMPSPGTLV, from the exons ATGGCAACCAGTCCAAATCACCCCCCTGCCCATGACCTCCACTGCAAG gtaAAAGTTCAATTAGCGGGAGAAGTCGAGGGCAGAACCTCGCAGGAGTCACAAGACATGGAGGTCAAAGGTCATCTGATCACATCAACGGGGCTCGGCTCCACAG actCTCAGTCTTCAGATCTGGATTCGAAACTGCGCTCGGACCGCGTCGCTGAGCTACTCGACAGGAAGAGGGCGCTACAGAGCGCGCTGAGCTCCCGTCTCGTGGATCTCAAGAAACTCTGTCTGCAAGAAGCG gaaTTTACTGGCGAGCTTCCAAATGAGTACCCTCTGGAATCTGGAGAGAGACCCCCCCATGTCAGACGCAGAGTGGGAGGGTCCTATCGGGTCCCCAGCACCTCGAATGCAAAGGGAGAG GAGTCCTGGCTCGAGGACATGGAGCGTCAGttctctctgcagcagcagatCGTGGAGGCGGCCCGGCGGCTGGCTGGGGGGGTGGAGCCGGGGGCGGAGCAGCGCAGGAGGAGGCAGGTGCTCTCTAGCGCCACCCGCAGGCTGCAGGAGCTGGAGGAGCTGATCAACGAGCAGAGAGCCAAGCTGGGCTGGAAACCCACGCAGAGAGCAGCCCGCCTGCTGGAAG ACGACAGCTTTCACTCAGAGAACAGCTCCGTGTCCGACTCCACGAGCCACGAGAACG ACGACCCCCCCTCTGGCTTGAAGTCCCCCGCCAGCGCCCTGCCGGACCGCCCCTCGCCCCCCAAGTCTCGGCTGGGCCGGGGGAGCCCCGATTGCAGGGCGAACCGTCAGCTGTCCCCCATGGAGCTGTACCATGAGATGAAGAATCAACGAAGCTCTGTTGCCAGCACAGCGAG ccccagTCGTATTCTGCCACGGAGCATCTCGAATGTAGAGGGGAGGAGCGTCCTGGCCACGCCCCTCCTGCCCAGGACCACCCACAGTGGTGGCCATCTTAG gcatgACATTGCCAGCGGCCTTTGTCTCAGGCAGCGGTCGGACACCCCCGAAGGACCCCTCCCCTTGCCGCTGCAGGAGGAGATGGCGGCTGCGCCTGCTGGGTCCTTCGAGCGAGGGGGCTGCCCGAACGCCGCCCGCACTCGCCGCAGCAGCAGCACCGAGGCCCTTCTCGACCGCTCTGCGTGCCACGAGCccggggggaggggaggaggaggagggggggagctGGCGGTTCGAGGGCCCTTCAAGAGCTCGGAAACGCTGAGCGACGGGAAGCAGCTGTGCCGAAGCCCGGAGCGTTACGAGAGCCGGCCGCAGGGGTGTGTGGGCGGCAGGGGCGGGACTTCCTACAACGACATCCTGCTGGACTACATGTGGGAAAAACAGCAGAAGCAGCTTGAAGCGGGAAGGACTTGCATGGAAGGGCGTTCGCCCGCAACCCCCCAGCCCACCAACGGCTGCCCCTCCCTGCTGTGGCATCGGGATCTCGCCCCCTCGCCGACTCGCCCAGGCGCCGGCAACAGCAGCCCTTTGCTGAGGGGCCGGGGAGAGGTGCGTCAGGTCAAAGTGACCCGGACTAAGTCTTGTGGGCCTTTTATCCCTTTGAACAAGCAGCTCCGACACCTGCCCCACCGCTGCCAGCACCAGGAAGGGATGGCGCTTCCGGATTTTGCCGAGGCTCCGAACGACAGACGGGGCGAGCTGCCGGGGTCCCGTGGCAGAGGGGAGGAGTCCAGCCACGTCCTGCACAAGGCTCTGGCCCTGGAGGGGCTGCGAGATTGGTATATCAGAAACGCACTGGCTCACAGAGGGGCGGGGCAGCCTCCGCAGGGCAGGGGCCAGGATTTCGGGAGGCAGAGACTTTATCAGCAGCCCCCCAGGCAGCTCTCCCAGTCCGACCAGTGTTGCCGTGGTCCACTCCAGCAGCTCTCCCAGTCCATCAGTTTTCATGGGAGCCCGCTCCACGGCAG GCACCTGGAGCTCTCTCTTTATCAGGATAACTTCCAGAGTCAGCTGCAAGACCTGAGCCTGGCAGACCCAGCTGTTGATATGCCTTCACCAGGGACACTCGTCTGA